One genomic region from Thermoleptolyngbya sichuanensis A183 encodes:
- the rpsU gene encoding 30S ribosomal protein S21, producing MTQVVLGENEGIESALRRFKRQVSKAGILADVKSHRHFETPLEKRKRKAIMARRKRRFR from the coding sequence ATGACCCAGGTGGTCTTAGGAGAAAACGAAGGGATTGAGTCGGCACTGCGACGGTTCAAGCGTCAGGTTTCCAAGGCGGGAATCTTGGCCGATGTGAAGAGCCACCGTCACTTCGAGACTCCTCTGGAAAAGCGCAAGCGCAAGGCGATTATGGCTCGTCGGAAGCGCCGTTTCCGTTAG